TGGGTAAGGTTCGTTTGCCAGAGTTTTTGCAGCAGAAACTAAAGCCTAAGCCAGGCAAAATTGTAGAAATAGCTGCCGATGCTCCTGTTTATCAAAAATCGTTAGTATTGGCAGGTACAGCCGAAGAGGAACCGCTATCTTTATCTGAGTTGAGTGCCCCTTTTGAATATACACCCGATATGGGTAAGGTAGTTGGAGACCACAATGGTGCGCACTATTATACGATTGGGCAACGTAAAGGACTCAATGTAGGCGGAACACCAAAACCTTTGTTTATCATCTCTATCGATACAGAGAATAACATTGTGTACACCGGCCAGGGAGACGATCATCCCGGACTATACCGTTCTGCGCTCTTTATGAGTCAGGAAGAAAGTCATTGGATAAGAGAAGACCTTAAGCTAAAAAATGGTGAATCTACCGAATATCAGGTACGTATTCGTTATCGTCAGCCTTTGGAAAAAGCCAGACTCATTCAGGCCGAAGAAGGGCTATACATAGTATTTGACCGCCCACAAAGAAGCATTGCCAAAGGGCAATTTGCTGCCTGGTATCAAAATGATGAACTTATCGGTTCGGGAGTGATAGCATAGCTCCCGAACTTTATTTTTTAAGTATATACCTACCATTTGCCCTAAGTATTATTTTTTTGTCTGTTGCAGTACAGATACTTTCCTAACAGTACATCACTGGTAAACCTCAGTCGTTGAGCCGGCAACATTTTGTAACAATTCTTGATTATATTTAGAGAAGTGACTTGACTTTTCTGCAGGATTCTGTTATTTAATTGATGTTTTATGAAGAAAATTATTCTACTGCTGTTAATCAGCACTATATGGTTAAATGCGTTTGCTCAATCTGAATCATCAAGCTTTACCGCTAACTCTCCTGCCGAACCCGACAATGAAATTTCATACATAGAGAAACATAAACTGGCAATTCCTAAAAAAATCTTTCGTCGCAAAGATTACTCTCACTATCAGGAAGACCTGCTGGACAAATACCAATCAAACAAAAACTTTTTGAAGCAGGCTTTGCTACCCAGCTTGATTGCCCTTTCTTACTATCCTGAGTTACAAAACACCAAGATTAGATTTATCTATGCCGATACTAAGACCTCTTTAGCTGCCCGCCCACGTTTCTGGAGCCTTTTCCGAGGCAGAGAGAACCGCACATATAATATTTTTATCGACAAAAAAGTAAAGCAGCAAGAAGGCGTACTCTTTGAAGATTTTCCTTTCAATGCTCAGTTAGGAGGTATTGGACATGAGTATGCACACATTATTGATTACTCTGAACGCAGTGGCCTGAATATTTTATGGTTGGGAGTTAAGTATTTGTTCAGTAAAAAGGCCAGAGCCAAGCTTGAGCATAAAGTAGACAAGATTACTATTGAAAGAGGACTGGGCTGGCAGGCTATTGCCTGGGAAGAACATGTGCTTAAACACTCTACAGCATCTAACAAGTACAAGATTTACAAAAAGAAAGTGTACCTCAGCACAGAACAAATTAAAGATCACATGAACCAATGTCCAGTATACGGAGGGTCTTTATAGCCTCCTTTTATCTTCTGGTACTCCTAATCTCATAAATATCAAAATCATCAGATACACCGTACTTAATCAGATCATTTAGCGTATAAATTTCCAGAGAGGTAAGATCTTTTAATTTGTAGTTGTCCTCTCCAAGCCATTCTAATACTTCAAACTCTGACTCTTCTCCGTAATTTGTCAAAAAATATTTTTTCCCTATTCTAATATTATCAAATGATATAGGCATTGTGTACTTGCTTTATAGTATTAATGTGAACTACTTTCTAAACCGTAGTTTTGGTTAATTAGCGTTTTGTAGCTTTTAAATACCTGGGCGTTCGCTTTCGTATTGGTTACCACTTCCAAAATTTTGGCATGCTCAGAGTCTTTTCTATACAGACCTGATAGCTCTTCTCGCAAAAGTTCTACGTCTGCCTGGGTTTTGAGTTCTATACGCTGATATTGCATTCCAAAATCTTTGGCGGTATTTTCTGCTTCCAGCCTCTGCCGGGTTTCAAAATACTCTTCCAACTCAGGCTGTTGTGCCGGTCCGTCAATCATTCCAAATATGCCACCTGCATGATTGTTCAGCAATACAACCCTCAAATTAGGCAGCTGATAGTTATGCCAGAAAGCATTGCGATCATAGAAAAAAGCTAAATCTCCAGTCAGTAGAACAGTCAGCTTATCGCAGGCTAAAGCAGACCCTACTGCGGTGCTGTTGCTACCATCAATACCACTAGTTCCCCGGTTGGCAAAAACTTCTACTCCTGCCTGTTTATCACTCAAACCTATTAGGTTAGCGTAGCGCACTGACATACTATTAGCTAAGTGTAAATTACTGTGGTCCGGCAACGTTGCCACAACAGTTTGTACTGCCTGAAACTCGTTGGGCTGAGAAAAATCATGGTTTACTCCCAAAAAAAGGCTCTTAATATAAGTTACTGCCTTTTTCTCTTCTGTTTTCCATTTTTGAGCAAACTGAGTTTGTGCCATATCGTTCTGAGCTCCAACCTCACGCATAGCCTCAAAAAAGCTTAATGGAGAGCAGTGAATTAATTTTGTAAGAGATTGAAATGTATCGGCTGCCTGGCCACACTCTTGCAAGTGCCAGTGTTGTTTTGGTTTAAACTTACGCAAGTATAATTTTAGGTTTTTTGACATGACAGACAGTCCAAAACTTATAAGTAGATCTGCCTGTAATTCGTGAAGCAGCCCCTCATCTTTTTGAGCTAAAAATACGTCAGCATGCTTAAGTGCTCCTTCTACATCATGCCTGTTAGAGATAATATCTGCCACCACTGGAATATGATGTTCATGACTTATTTTCAGCAATGCTTTACTCAGCGCCTTATCCTTTAGCCCCTGCCCACACACAATCAGTTTTTTACCACTTTTCTGCCAGCTTTGACTCAGTACATCCTTTATGTCATTTGAAAGCAGGTAAGCTGAATGCTGCTGCTGAATTACTTTTATGGTATCGTCAAATTTTAGCTCTTCTCCTTTTTCTGGATAAAAAGGCTCACGTATAGGCACATTAATATGGACAGGCCCCTGAGGATAACCTGTACTGGTGTTAATAGCTTCGGATACCATTCTACCCGCATGCCATTGGTCTGCTGCAGACTGTCCTACAGGAAAGTGAAAACTCGTTTTAATGTGCTTTCCATAGATATCCTGCTGGCGAATGGTCTGCCCATCCAGTTGATCAATCCATTCTGGGGGGCGGTCAGCCGTAAGTACCAGGAGTGGTATTTGCTGAAAATAGGCTTCCGCAATAGCAGGGGCATAGTTATACGCTGCAGAGCCCGAGGTACATACCAATACTACTACTTCTCTTGTTTGTCGGGCTATACCCATTGCTACGAAAGCAGCAGAACGCTCATCACTCATAGTGCGGGTCTGAATCTGCGGATGACGGGCAAACGCTATAGATAAAGGGGCACATCGCGAGCCCGGAGATAGTATAGCCTGCCTTACCCCTAGCCGAGCACAAATCTGAACTGTATTGATTATAGATGGTAGTATCAAAGCTATTGCTTTTACTTTTTGCTAATTCAACTCTACAAAGCGCTGGCAAGTTTGACAATCTTTGCTGAATTAGCAAAGCTTAATTTTTATAGTGTAGGGAATAAAAAAAGAGGCCGAAGCCTCTTTGTATCTACAATAATATTAAGTTTAATTAGAGCGACTGGTTTTCTATAGATGCCAGCTGTACCAGTATTTCGTACTCTTCAGACGTGATATCCTGATAGAAGAAATGAATAGGGTTCACTTTCTGAGAGTCCTTAATAATTTCATAATGCAGGTGAGGTGCGGTAGAAGTACCAGAGTTTCCTACATACCCTATGCACTGCCCTCGCTCTACTGTCTGCCCAACTTTTACATTAAAGTCCGACATGTGAGCATACTTGGTTACATAACCAAAACCATGATCTATTTCTACCTGCTTACCATAGCCAGTAAAAGAACTTTTCACTGTAATTACTTTTCCAGCACCTGTAGCATATATAGGCGTACCCTGCGGTGCTGAGAAATCAACTCCGGGGTGCATCATTTTCACTTTGTAAATAGGGTGCATACGCATACCAAAACCAGAGGCTAACCTCCTGAGTTCTTTGTTAGAAACTGGCTGAATGGCAGGTATAGAAGCTAACATTTCTGTTTTATCTTCAGCCATATTCAGCAGGTCATCGTACGACTTGGTCTGTATATACAACTGTCGCTTTAGCTTATCTACCTTTTCTCGGGTATTGAGAATAAGCTCTTCACGCTCCAACCCATCTTCCAATAGTTCTTTATAGCGTTCTACCCCCCCTACTCCGGCATTTCTTACAGATACAGGAATGGGCTCTGCCTCAAATATGGTGCGATACACATGATTATCTCTATCCTGTAAAGACTCCAGCATTGTATGAGCACGCTCCATATCTTTGCTAAGCATGTCGTAATAAAACTGAAGCTCTTCGTTTTCTTTCTTTAAGCGGGCAGCCTTGGGAGATTCAAAATAAGAATCAAAAACAATGATTAGACAAATCCCGGCTACCAAAACCAGTGATAGAAATCCCAGTACGTTAAGGAATACATCCCACTTGCTCACGCGAATACGCTCGTATTTGCAGGTTTCGGTATCGTAATAATATTTTATCTTAGACATTGTTAATGCTGGTTTCTAATCTTTAATTTTGTCCCTTATAAGCATGTGGAAACGGAGATACGTAGATCAATTGATATAGGTTTATATTATAAAACATGGCAATATCCGAAGTTTTCACTATTTCATATCATGCGTTTACGCCGAAAAATTACGTCTATAATGAATTCTCAGGAAATTAGAACAACATTCATACAGTTTTTTGAAAGCAAGAAGCATCAGTTTGTACCTTCTGCTCCTATCGTAACAAAAAACGACCCAACCTTAATGTTTACGAATGCGGGGATGAATCAGTTTAAAGACTATTTTTTAGGCAATAAACCTGCCCCTAATAACCGAGTAGCAAACAGCCAAAAGTGCTTAAGAGTTTCCGGTAAGCATAACGATCTTGAAGAAGTAGGGATAGATACATATCACCATACTATGTTTGAGATGTTAGGAAACTGGTCATTTGGTGATTATTTCAAAAAAGAAGCTATTGCCTGGGGTTGGGAACTACTTACCGAAGTGTATAAGCTTCCTAAAGAACGCCTGTACGTTACGGTCTTTGGAGGAGACGAAAGCGATAAGCTAGATGTAGATCAGGAGGCTTACGACTTTTGGAAAGAGATTATTGATGAAGACCGCATACTCTACGGAAGCAAAAAAGACAACTTCTGGGAGATGGGAGATACGGGGCCCTGCGGACCTTGTTCGGAAATTCATATAGACTTACGACCACAGGCAGAAGTAGATAAGCAGGCTGGCAAAGAACTAGTTAATGAAGATCATCCGCAGGTAGTAGAAATATGGAACCTGGTATTTATGCAGTTTAACCGTCAGGCATCAGGCGAACTTAAGCCCTTGCCTGCCAAACATGTAGATACCGGAATGGGCTTTGAACGCCTAGTAATGGCTATACAAAATGTAGGTTCTACTTATGATACTGATGTTTTTACCCCACTTATCCAGCAGGTTTCTGGCTGGGCCGGAGTGGAGTATGGCAGTAAAAAAGAGACTGATATTGCCCTCAGAGTTATAGTAGACCATATCCGTGCAATTTCATTTGCAATTGCTGACGGGCAGCTTCCTTCTAATAATAAAGCAGGCTACGTTATCCGTAGAATATTGCGCCGTGCTGTAAGGTATGGCTATACTTTCCTCAATTTTAAAGAACCATTTTTATATCGTTTGGTAGCTCATCTGTCTGAGCAGTTTGCAGGGATTTTCCCTGAACTTAAAGCACAGAACGACTTTGTTACTAAAGTAGTACAGGAAGAAGAAGCCTCTTTTCTTCGTACTTTAGAAATAGGCCTTCGTAAGTTAGACCTGATTAAGCAAGAGTATCAGGAAACAAAAGTTATTCCTGGTGCAGTAGCTTTTGAGCTTTATGATACCTACGGCTTTCCTCTGGATCTTACTGCCTTGATAGCACGCGAAGGAGGACTGTCAATAGACGAACAGGGCTTTCAGCAGGAGATGAACAAGCAGAAAGAGCGCTCCAAAGGCGCAGCTACTATGGATACCGGAGATTGGGTTGTAGTTAAAGAGGATGAAGTTGAGTTTGTAGGCTATGATGAACTGAACACCGAAGCTCAAATTCTGCGCTATCGTCAGGTTTCTGAAAAGAAGAAAGCCTATTATCAGCTGGTGCTTAATCGTACCCCCTTCTACCCCGAAGGGGGTGGGCAGGTAGGAGATACCGGCTATATAGAGGCAAATGGCCATAAAACTTACATAATAGATACCAAGAAAGAAAACGACCTAATTATTCATTACGCCAAAGATCTTCCTGCTGATACTGCGGCTACTTTTAAGTGCGTAGTCAATGAAAGCAAGCGTATGCTTACTATGAACAACCATAGTGCAACTCACCTGCTTCATGCGGCGCTCAAACAGGTACTGGGTGACCATGTGCAGCAAAAAGGATCACTGGTTAACGACCAACTACTCAGGTTTGACTTTTCGCACTTCGCCAAAATGACCGAAGAAGAAATCAGACAGGTAGAGCATATCGTAAATCAGAAAGTTCGTGCTAATATCCCGCTGGAAGAGATGCGTAACGTACCTATGGAAGAGGCTAAAGAAATGGGAGCTACAGCCCTCTTTGGAGAAAAGTACGGAGACTTTGTGCGGGTAATTGCTTTTGATAGGGCGTACTCACTAGAACTATGCGGAGGTACCCACGTTCCTGCAACTGGCCATATTGGTCTTTTTAAGATTGTTTCTGAAAGTTCTATCTCTGCTGGAGTAAGGCGTATTGAAGCTATTTCAGCAGATACCGCTGAAAAATATGTAAACGAGCAGGAAGACCTTCTGAAAGAGTTAAAAGAAGCCCTCAAAAATCCGGCAGATCTTAAGAAAGCGATTGAGAATTTGGTTAGTGAGCGCAACCAGCTGCAAAAAAGTATTGAAACTATGCAGCAAAAAGAGGCGCTCAATGCAAAAGATAATATTCTGGCAAAGGCTTATCAGTTAGGCGATGTACAGGTAATTGTAGACAAAGTGTCTTTACCAAATGCTGATATGCTGAAGAAGCTCAGCTTTGATCTTAAAAACCAGGTAGATAAACTGGTGTTGGTGTTAGCGGCAGACATTGATGGCAAACCTCAGATTGCTATGGCTATTGATGAAGCTCTAATTAGCACTCACGATTTACACGCTGGCAATATGGTAAAAGCCTTGGCGAAAAACATAAAAGGAGGTGGTGGAGGACAAGCTTTCTTTGCTACTGCTGGCGGAAAAGATGTAAGTGGCCTGGATAAGGTATTAATACAAGCAAAAGAAATGCTGGAAGAAAAGATTCAATAATTAAGATAACTACTTACCGTACTAGAGTGATTGGTTAAACTGGTCACTCTTTTTTTATTCCTCGCTAAAATCAATTTTATCAACGACGTAGGCTCCACTGATCTGTTTGATCAGCATAAATACACGAAACTCACCCCGATCATATGTAAAGGTTCCTACAGAGTATTTGATTCCTTCCTTAGATGATCCCTGGTGTACGTAACGGAAGCCTTGGGGAGGGTATTTATTGAAAAAGTCTTTCAATACAAACTCAGCCTGATTTCGGCTATAGCTAGCCTTTTCTCCATTGATACTGATCTCTACAGTATTGTTTAAATACTTGCTCAGTTCTCTGGAGCTTCCTGTCTTTAAAGCATCCCTCACGTTGTTAATTACTTCATTCTGCGCGTTTGAGTATGCTGTTCCCAGCATCATCCAACAGAGGAAAGTAATTGCAAACGCTCTAATGATCTTTACATTCATAAAGTTACTGCAAAATTTACAGTTTTGTTTACCAAAACTGTGCCAACGACCCTGGGCTTAAAAAAATTCAATTTCATCTTCTTCTCGCCCTGTTTCATTTCCCTAAAGATCAGCTCGTTAAAGGTCCTATTTTTTAAGTTTTTTTGACCTTAGACAGCCCCTTTCTTTCAGAATAGGCTATCTGTTGATAGAACACAAAATTTATCCTGAATGATGTTAATTTAGCAATATATAATATTTTTTGACTTTTGTTTTTAAAATTTATCAGGCTTCAATAATACTCCTTCGCAATCAGGCTGGGGCATTGGTAGTTTTAGCGCAAGCCGTATCTTTGAGCTTGTGTAACTCCTCAGTAGAGGCATATCTTTTCATATTTATGAGTGCTGGTAATGCCATCCGCAAATTTGGGCAAAAGAAAATAAAACTTGGGCGTATTACCCTGGGCCTTTCCCTACTGGTATTTAGCGTAGTTATAGGTATGATCGGCTTCATTACATTGGAGCAATATTCTATGCTGGAAGCCTTTTATATGGCTATTATTACCTTGTCTACCGTAGGCTTTACCGAAGTGCAAACTCTCTCGGACAATGGGCGCTTATTTACTAGTTTTTATATCATATTTAACCTGGGCATCTTCGCTTATGCGATTAGTATTATCACTACCTATATTGTAGAGGGTGAGTTTAAAGAAATTTATCATCAGTACATGATAAGTAAAAGGGTACAGCGTATGCAAAATCATATCATCGTGTGTGGATTCGGCCGTAATGGCACTAAAACCTGTGAGGAACTGCTCAGTAGCGGGCGGCCATTTATACTTATAGAAAAAAATATTGAGCTGGCAGATAGCTTTCCGCGGGTTTCCAATTTTGAATACATCATAGGAGATGCCACAAGTGACGATACTCTGCATACCGCAGGTATAGACCGGGCAGAAGCCATTATTACTACCCTACCCCGCGATGCAGATAATGTTTTTATAACGCTTACTGCCCGTGAGCTTAACCCAAATGTGACAGTTATTTCGCGAGCCAGCGAAGAGAGTACGGCAAAAAAGCTTTACCGTGCCGGAGCCAACCAGGTTGTTATGCCAGACGCAATAGGAGGTGCACATATGGCACAACTGATCACGAAACCACAGGTTATAGAATTTTTGAACCTGCTCAATGGATTAAGTAGCGAACACCTTAAGCTGGAAGACTTCTCATACAATGAGCTTAAAGATGAGTTTAAAGATAAGTCTATCATGGACCTGGATATCCGTAAGCGTACTGGGGCTACAGTAATTGGGTTTAAAAGCAAAAAAAACGGGTTTACCGTTACTCCATCTGGCGACCTGAAAATTACTGAAGGAGATACCATGATCATTATTGGTACCGCTCAAAATATTGCATCTTTT
This window of the Porifericola rhodea genome carries:
- a CDS encoding potassium channel family protein, with the translated sequence MSAGNAIRKFGQKKIKLGRITLGLSLLVFSVVIGMIGFITLEQYSMLEAFYMAIITLSTVGFTEVQTLSDNGRLFTSFYIIFNLGIFAYAISIITTYIVEGEFKEIYHQYMISKRVQRMQNHIIVCGFGRNGTKTCEELLSSGRPFILIEKNIELADSFPRVSNFEYIIGDATSDDTLHTAGIDRAEAIITTLPRDADNVFITLTARELNPNVTVISRASEESTAKKLYRAGANQVVMPDAIGGAHMAQLITKPQVIEFLNLLNGLSSEHLKLEDFSYNELKDEFKDKSIMDLDIRKRTGATVIGFKSKKNGFTVTPSGDLKITEGDTMIIIGTAQNIASFKKIFG
- the menD gene encoding 2-succinyl-5-enolpyruvyl-6-hydroxy-3-cyclohexene-1-carboxylic-acid synthase, with amino-acid sequence MILPSIINTVQICARLGVRQAILSPGSRCAPLSIAFARHPQIQTRTMSDERSAAFVAMGIARQTREVVVLVCTSGSAAYNYAPAIAEAYFQQIPLLVLTADRPPEWIDQLDGQTIRQQDIYGKHIKTSFHFPVGQSAADQWHAGRMVSEAINTSTGYPQGPVHINVPIREPFYPEKGEELKFDDTIKVIQQQHSAYLLSNDIKDVLSQSWQKSGKKLIVCGQGLKDKALSKALLKISHEHHIPVVADIISNRHDVEGALKHADVFLAQKDEGLLHELQADLLISFGLSVMSKNLKLYLRKFKPKQHWHLQECGQAADTFQSLTKLIHCSPLSFFEAMREVGAQNDMAQTQFAQKWKTEEKKAVTYIKSLFLGVNHDFSQPNEFQAVQTVVATLPDHSNLHLANSMSVRYANLIGLSDKQAGVEVFANRGTSGIDGSNSTAVGSALACDKLTVLLTGDLAFFYDRNAFWHNYQLPNLRVVLLNNHAGGIFGMIDGPAQQPELEEYFETRQRLEAENTAKDFGMQYQRIELKTQADVELLREELSGLYRKDSEHAKILEVVTNTKANAQVFKSYKTLINQNYGLESSSH
- a CDS encoding M23 family metallopeptidase produces the protein MSKIKYYYDTETCKYERIRVSKWDVFLNVLGFLSLVLVAGICLIIVFDSYFESPKAARLKKENEELQFYYDMLSKDMERAHTMLESLQDRDNHVYRTIFEAEPIPVSVRNAGVGGVERYKELLEDGLEREELILNTREKVDKLKRQLYIQTKSYDDLLNMAEDKTEMLASIPAIQPVSNKELRRLASGFGMRMHPIYKVKMMHPGVDFSAPQGTPIYATGAGKVITVKSSFTGYGKQVEIDHGFGYVTKYAHMSDFNVKVGQTVERGQCIGYVGNSGTSTAPHLHYEIIKDSQKVNPIHFFYQDITSEEYEILVQLASIENQSL
- the alaS gene encoding alanine--tRNA ligase, coding for MNSQEIRTTFIQFFESKKHQFVPSAPIVTKNDPTLMFTNAGMNQFKDYFLGNKPAPNNRVANSQKCLRVSGKHNDLEEVGIDTYHHTMFEMLGNWSFGDYFKKEAIAWGWELLTEVYKLPKERLYVTVFGGDESDKLDVDQEAYDFWKEIIDEDRILYGSKKDNFWEMGDTGPCGPCSEIHIDLRPQAEVDKQAGKELVNEDHPQVVEIWNLVFMQFNRQASGELKPLPAKHVDTGMGFERLVMAIQNVGSTYDTDVFTPLIQQVSGWAGVEYGSKKETDIALRVIVDHIRAISFAIADGQLPSNNKAGYVIRRILRRAVRYGYTFLNFKEPFLYRLVAHLSEQFAGIFPELKAQNDFVTKVVQEEEASFLRTLEIGLRKLDLIKQEYQETKVIPGAVAFELYDTYGFPLDLTALIAREGGLSIDEQGFQQEMNKQKERSKGAATMDTGDWVVVKEDEVEFVGYDELNTEAQILRYRQVSEKKKAYYQLVLNRTPFYPEGGGQVGDTGYIEANGHKTYIIDTKKENDLIIHYAKDLPADTAATFKCVVNESKRMLTMNNHSATHLLHAALKQVLGDHVQQKGSLVNDQLLRFDFSHFAKMTEEEIRQVEHIVNQKVRANIPLEEMRNVPMEEAKEMGATALFGEKYGDFVRVIAFDRAYSLELCGGTHVPATGHIGLFKIVSESSISAGVRRIEAISADTAEKYVNEQEDLLKELKEALKNPADLKKAIENLVSERNQLQKSIETMQQKEALNAKDNILAKAYQLGDVQVIVDKVSLPNADMLKKLSFDLKNQVDKLVLVLAADIDGKPQIAMAIDEALISTHDLHAGNMVKALAKNIKGGGGGQAFFATAGGKDVSGLDKVLIQAKEMLEEKIQ
- a CDS encoding DUF4783 domain-containing protein — translated: MNVKIIRAFAITFLCWMMLGTAYSNAQNEVINNVRDALKTGSSRELSKYLNNTVEISINGEKASYSRNQAEFVLKDFFNKYPPQGFRYVHQGSSKEGIKYSVGTFTYDRGEFRVFMLIKQISGAYVVDKIDFSEE